Proteins encoded together in one Candidatus Lariskella endosymbiont of Epinotia ramella window:
- the fabG gene encoding 3-oxoacyl-ACP reductase FabG — protein sequence MERRVLVTGGTRGIGKNIALSFKAAGYKVAVNYFDEESVGIQFEKETDIKAVRWDVSNFKECERGILEIEKILGGNVEILINNAGIVRDAMLHKQSYENWISVIQTNLVSAFNMSRVIIEKMREAKFGRIISMGSVSAHGMPGQTNYAAAKAGIEGFTKSLALETAKFGITANVIAPGFVDTQMLQTIPQEVMNKIMEKIPMHRLATTDEIAHTALFLAHDLSAFITGVIVPVNGGLRMY from the coding sequence ATGGAAAGAAGAGTGTTGGTTACTGGTGGAACCAGAGGAATTGGGAAAAATATAGCTCTTTCCTTTAAAGCAGCTGGTTATAAAGTAGCTGTCAATTATTTTGACGAAGAAAGCGTTGGTATACAATTTGAGAAAGAAACTGATATTAAGGCAGTGAGATGGGATGTTTCGAATTTTAAAGAATGTGAGCGTGGAATACTAGAGATAGAAAAAATTTTAGGTGGGAATGTTGAGATACTAATTAATAATGCTGGAATAGTACGCGATGCTATGTTGCATAAACAATCGTATGAAAACTGGATATCTGTCATACAAACTAATTTGGTTTCTGCATTTAATATGTCACGCGTCATTATCGAGAAAATGAGAGAAGCAAAATTTGGACGTATAATAAGTATGGGCTCTGTCAGCGCACATGGAATGCCTGGACAAACCAACTATGCTGCAGCAAAAGCTGGAATAGAAGGCTTTACAAAGTCTTTAGCTCTTGAAACTGCTAAGTTTGGCATTACAGCAAATGTCATAGCTCCAGGATTTGTAGATACACAAATGCTTCAGACCATTCCACAAGAAGTTATGAACAAGATAATGGAAAAAATTCCGATGCATAGGCTTGCAACAACAGATGAGATCGCACATACAGCACTTTTCTTAGCTCATGATCTCTCTGCGTTTATCACAGGCGTTATAGTACCTGTCAATGGTGGGCTTAGAATGTATTAA
- the ispF gene encoding 2-C-methyl-D-erythritol 2,4-cyclodiphosphate synthase, translating into MENKRIIRTGIGFDVHRFSDRTNGNAVIKICGVPIAHDCYIDAHSDGDVGLHAITEAILGAIACGNIGTHFPNNDSRWKDADSMLFVKKAFDLLTSNGGQINNIDVTIICEMPKIMPHSLAMRENIASALHIDIAQVSIKATTTENMGFLGRKEGIAAQAICTVEI; encoded by the coding sequence TTGGAGAATAAGCGTATAATCCGAACTGGAATTGGGTTTGATGTGCACAGATTCAGTGATAGAACAAATGGTAATGCTGTGATAAAAATCTGTGGAGTGCCTATAGCTCACGATTGTTATATTGATGCGCATTCAGATGGTGATGTTGGTTTGCATGCTATAACGGAAGCCATTTTAGGCGCGATAGCATGCGGTAATATAGGAACGCATTTTCCAAACAATGATAGCAGATGGAAAGATGCGGATTCAATGTTGTTTGTTAAAAAAGCCTTCGATCTGCTAACTAGTAATGGCGGGCAAATTAATAATATAGATGTGACGATTATATGTGAAATGCCTAAAATAATGCCTCATAGTCTTGCAATGCGTGAAAATATTGCAAGTGCACTGCATATAGATATTGCTCAGGTTAGTATAAAAGCTACTACGACTGAGAATATGGGATTTCTTGGTAGAAAAGAAGGCATAGCGGCACAAGCAATCTGTACAGTAGAAATATAG
- a CDS encoding citrate synthase — MQVDGIGKNGKASKKAILTIDNNTLELPIMEGTEGPAVIDVSKLYTATGYFTYDNGFMSTASCTSKITYIDGENGILRHRGYDIADLAEKSDFESVAYLLLYGELPDQNQKEDFISKIKSHTMVHEQLQFLYRGFPRYSHPMAIMVGAVASLSAFYHGNLDIRDEESRNEAIIKMIAKMPTMAAMAYKYSIGQPFMYPDNSLNYSQNFLRMMFSVPTEQYVANDILSSAMNQLLILHADHEQNASTATVRLSGSSGANPFAVIGAGIASLWGPAHGGANEAVIKMLAEIGQPSRIPMYIEKAKDKNDQFRLMGFGHRVYKNYDPRAAVLKKTCSKVLEALKIKDDPLLDIALELEEIALSDAYFKERKLYPNVDFYSGIIYRALGIPTQMFTVMFAVARTAGWVAQWKEMIEDPEQKIGRPRQLYKGYSHRNI, encoded by the coding sequence ATGCAGGTTGATGGTATAGGGAAGAATGGAAAGGCTAGCAAAAAGGCCATCCTAACAATTGATAACAATACGTTAGAACTACCGATAATGGAAGGAACCGAAGGTCCTGCTGTTATAGATGTTTCGAAGCTTTATACGGCAACTGGCTATTTCACTTACGATAATGGCTTTATGTCGACTGCTTCATGCACCTCTAAGATAACGTACATAGATGGAGAGAATGGTATATTAAGACACCGCGGATATGATATAGCAGATCTTGCGGAAAAATCAGATTTTGAATCTGTTGCATACTTGTTATTATATGGAGAACTTCCTGATCAAAATCAAAAAGAAGACTTCATTAGCAAAATAAAGTCACACACCATGGTGCACGAGCAGCTGCAGTTCTTATACAGAGGCTTCCCAAGATATTCTCACCCAATGGCAATAATGGTCGGAGCCGTTGCTTCATTATCTGCATTTTACCATGGCAACCTCGATATCAGAGATGAAGAAAGCAGGAACGAGGCGATCATCAAAATGATTGCTAAGATGCCTACTATGGCAGCAATGGCTTACAAATATTCGATTGGTCAGCCTTTCATGTATCCTGATAATAGCCTAAATTACAGTCAGAACTTCTTACGGATGATGTTTTCTGTTCCAACCGAACAATATGTAGCAAATGATATACTATCATCTGCAATGAATCAGCTTTTAATATTGCATGCTGATCACGAACAGAATGCATCTACTGCAACAGTGAGACTTTCTGGATCTTCTGGCGCCAATCCATTTGCTGTGATTGGAGCAGGAATTGCCTCTCTTTGGGGCCCAGCACATGGCGGCGCCAATGAAGCTGTGATTAAGATGCTTGCTGAAATAGGACAACCCTCTAGAATCCCAATGTATATAGAAAAAGCCAAAGATAAAAATGATCAATTTAGGCTTATGGGGTTTGGACATAGAGTATATAAAAACTATGATCCACGAGCAGCAGTCCTAAAGAAAACTTGTTCTAAAGTATTAGAAGCACTAAAAATAAAAGATGATCCGCTTTTAGATATCGCACTAGAGCTTGAAGAAATCGCTCTATCTGATGCCTATTTCAAAGAGAGAAAATTGTATCCAAATGTAGATTTTTACTCTGGCATAATATACAGAGCACTTGGAATTCCAACACAAATGTTTACAGTCATGTTTGCTGTTGCAAGAACAGCTGGATGGGTTGCACAATGGAAAGAAATGATAGAAGATCCTGAGCAAAAAATAGGCCGCCCACGCCAGCTTTACAAAGGGTATTCTCATAGAAACATATAG
- a CDS encoding porin, translating into MLAKNGDTSSSKLSAKGVVDTGYLGGSGVSDGYFSALLDLEYGADASEGRSGFKGFIRLHPYVSSARFLPFDIIERVSIEFSDRKFGLFEIGKHAGVASSMKVDAFSAAGMTRDSLYWVAQFDHTMHTCNSEYCQFSAIYSPDLFSNNVDYYTQSNGEFVNLGRDKRRDFKLSYISQDFSGLKFGISYIPGFEERRSEKIISYSNVLQCSIFYAGQINDVAYKFSVSYEGAGSYKDPVSGQLSNPLFGFEAGANIAYMGFTIGASTGFLGKSYSMKGENSKSSSYNTLGLGYKIGPFGVGVSYFNSVKYLNEMASKFDRIAFGLNYKFSNNILSSLEISRFNLNFGSMPDNSSHGYMVLIGAKFKF; encoded by the coding sequence GTGCTTGCGAAAAATGGTGATACTTCTTCATCTAAGTTATCTGCCAAAGGAGTGGTGGATACTGGTTACTTGGGTGGGAGTGGCGTGTCAGATGGTTACTTTAGTGCTTTATTAGACCTTGAGTATGGTGCGGATGCATCCGAGGGGCGTAGTGGATTTAAAGGTTTTATTAGATTGCATCCTTACGTTTCTTCTGCTAGATTCTTACCGTTTGATATAATAGAGCGCGTTTCTATTGAATTTTCTGATAGAAAATTTGGTTTGTTTGAAATAGGTAAACATGCTGGCGTTGCTAGTTCAATGAAAGTTGATGCATTTAGTGCGGCTGGTATGACGAGAGATTCTTTGTATTGGGTTGCCCAATTTGATCATACGATGCACACTTGCAATAGTGAATATTGTCAATTTTCCGCAATATATTCGCCTGATTTATTTAGTAATAATGTGGATTATTACACGCAGTCCAATGGCGAATTTGTAAACCTTGGTAGAGATAAGCGTAGAGATTTTAAATTAAGTTATATAAGTCAGGATTTTTCCGGCTTAAAATTTGGTATTTCTTATATTCCTGGTTTTGAAGAACGGCGCTCAGAGAAGATTATTTCTTATTCAAATGTTTTACAATGCAGTATATTTTATGCTGGTCAAATTAATGATGTTGCATATAAATTTTCTGTTTCATATGAGGGTGCTGGATCGTATAAAGATCCAGTGTCTGGTCAGTTAAGTAATCCGTTATTCGGTTTTGAGGCTGGTGCAAATATTGCTTATATGGGGTTTACCATTGGTGCATCTACTGGGTTTTTAGGTAAGTCCTACAGTATGAAAGGTGAAAATAGTAAATCTAGTAGTTATAATACGCTGGGTCTTGGGTATAAAATAGGACCGTTTGGAGTTGGAGTCAGCTATTTTAATAGCGTGAAATATTTAAATGAAATGGCTTCTAAATTTGATAGAATTGCTTTTGGTTTGAACTATAAATTTTCAAATAATATTTTGTCTTCTCTTGAAATTTCTAGATTCAATTTGAATTTTGGCAGCATGCCAGATAATTCTAGTCATGGCTATATGGTTTTGATCGGTGCAAAATTTAAATTTTGA
- the eno gene encoding phosphopyruvate hydratase: protein MKVIDIFGREILDSRGQPTLEVDLMLEGNHFGRASVPSGASLGSKEALEKRDAEDRRYGGRGVCGAVRVVNTELLKYISGREFVSQRELDNFLIELDGTSNKSRVGANSTLAISLAFAKARAAFLGKMLFESIEGFSNWAMPRLMLNILNGGAHADNGITFQEFMIIPASSFSIAESLELSYSVFIALKSLLKSAGFSVGVGDEGGFAPELGSIEHALDFIMNAIEVAGLQYGKDVEIGLDVAANELYNGREYVISKNLELDSLQMIDYYKKLLKQYPIISIEDPLAEEDLDAWAMMTSKLGKDVQIVGDDLFVTNVDILRKGVKSGLANAVLIKMNQIGTLSETLDTINLARKSNYHYIVSHRSGETEDASMSHLAVATSSHYIKAGSVCRTDRICKYNELLRINEKLSGDACVNK from the coding sequence ATGAAGGTTATAGATATTTTTGGTAGAGAAATTTTGGATAGTAGAGGGCAGCCGACTCTTGAGGTTGACTTAATGCTTGAAGGGAATCATTTTGGTAGAGCTTCTGTTCCAAGTGGTGCTTCTTTAGGATCTAAAGAGGCTTTGGAGAAAAGAGATGCTGAAGATCGGCGTTATGGCGGTCGAGGAGTCTGTGGCGCAGTACGGGTGGTTAATACAGAGCTGTTAAAATATATTTCTGGTCGTGAATTTGTTTCTCAAAGAGAGCTAGACAATTTTCTAATAGAGTTGGATGGAACGAGTAATAAATCGCGCGTTGGAGCAAATAGTACTCTTGCTATTTCTCTTGCGTTTGCAAAGGCAAGGGCTGCATTCTTAGGGAAAATGTTGTTTGAATCTATAGAGGGTTTCAGTAATTGGGCTATGCCAAGGTTGATGCTAAATATCTTAAATGGGGGAGCGCATGCGGATAATGGTATCACATTTCAGGAATTTATGATAATTCCAGCATCTTCTTTTTCAATAGCTGAGAGTTTAGAGCTGTCATACAGTGTATTTATTGCACTGAAGTCGCTTTTGAAATCCGCTGGTTTTAGTGTTGGAGTAGGTGATGAAGGGGGTTTTGCCCCAGAGCTTGGCTCAATAGAGCATGCCCTTGATTTTATAATGAATGCAATAGAGGTCGCGGGTTTGCAGTATGGCAAAGATGTTGAGATTGGTCTTGATGTTGCGGCAAATGAGCTATATAACGGCAGGGAATATGTGATATCTAAGAATCTTGAGCTTGATTCGCTGCAGATGATTGATTACTATAAGAAGCTTTTAAAACAATACCCTATCATTTCCATAGAAGATCCACTTGCTGAAGAGGATTTAGATGCTTGGGCAATGATGACTTCTAAGCTGGGAAAAGATGTGCAAATTGTCGGTGATGATCTTTTTGTGACAAACGTTGATATATTGAGAAAGGGTGTTAAGTCTGGTCTTGCAAATGCAGTCTTGATTAAAATGAATCAAATCGGTACATTAAGCGAGACATTAGACACCATAAATTTGGCAAGAAAAAGCAATTATCATTATATAGTTTCTCATAGATCTGGTGAGACTGAGGATGCTTCCATGAGTCATCTTGCAGTTGCAACTTCTAGCCATTATATAAAAGCTGGTTCTGTATGTAGGACAGATAGAATTTGTAAGTATAACGAACTGCTTAGAATTAATGAAAAATTAAGTGGTGATGCTTGTGTTAATAAATAA
- the secE gene encoding preprotein translocase subunit SecE: MASLITFFKEVSAEARKVVWPSSRELYVTVLFVIFVAFIAGLVFFLVDSALYRIVKLFLNFGS, from the coding sequence GTGGCTAGTTTGATTACATTTTTCAAAGAAGTAAGTGCTGAGGCTAGAAAGGTTGTATGGCCCAGTTCGAGGGAGTTATACGTCACTGTACTGTTTGTAATTTTTGTTGCGTTTATAGCTGGTCTTGTGTTCTTTCTCGTTGATTCTGCACTCTATCGAATAGTGAAATTATTTTTGAATTTTGGGAGTTAG
- the nusG gene encoding transcription termination/antitermination protein NusG, with protein MTVSWYILNTLSGYEQRIARHIKDEAEKKGLRDLIHEVVVPVESVSELRRGKKVQTSKKIFPGYILIKMQLDDETWSMVKNIPNVAKFLGSKNKPAKIQEHEVSRILKQMAEGVVVKEDDASYEVGELVKIMDGPFEAFTGAIEGVDNVKRRLKVLVSILGRDTPVELEFDQVKKCNE; from the coding sequence TTGACGGTATCTTGGTATATTTTAAACACTTTGTCTGGTTATGAGCAACGTATCGCTCGGCATATCAAAGATGAAGCCGAAAAGAAGGGGCTTCGCGACCTTATCCATGAGGTTGTTGTGCCTGTTGAGAGTGTTTCTGAGCTGAGAAGAGGAAAAAAGGTTCAGACATCTAAAAAAATCTTTCCTGGTTATATATTGATCAAGATGCAGCTTGATGATGAGACTTGGAGTATGGTAAAGAATATACCAAATGTTGCAAAATTTCTTGGGTCTAAAAACAAGCCTGCAAAGATTCAGGAGCATGAGGTTTCTAGAATCTTGAAGCAAATGGCTGAAGGAGTAGTTGTTAAAGAAGACGATGCAAGTTACGAGGTTGGTGAACTTGTAAAAATTATGGATGGTCCTTTTGAGGCATTTACTGGTGCTATAGAGGGTGTTGATAATGTAAAGAGAAGGTTAAAGGTTTTGGTTTCGATTTTGGGTAGAGATACTCCTGTTGAGCTTGAATTTGACCAAGTTAAAAAGTGTAATGAATAA
- the rplK gene encoding 50S ribosomal protein L11, with protein sequence MKKKILGYIKLQVPAGKANPSPPIGPALGQKGLNIMEFCKQFNERTKGLEIGSPVPVLITAYADKSFEFITKTPPTSFLVRKFAGLEKGSKIPGREVIGKIEAEKVLEIAKMKLSDMGVDCIDAAVSMVEGTARSMGIVVQK encoded by the coding sequence ATGAAGAAAAAAATATTAGGGTATATTAAGCTGCAGGTTCCTGCTGGAAAGGCAAATCCTTCTCCTCCTATCGGTCCTGCTTTGGGTCAGAAAGGGCTTAACATAATGGAGTTTTGTAAGCAGTTTAATGAGAGAACAAAAGGCCTTGAGATTGGCTCTCCTGTTCCTGTGTTGATTACTGCATATGCTGACAAGAGTTTCGAATTTATTACGAAGACCCCTCCTACTTCATTTTTAGTGCGTAAATTTGCTGGCCTGGAGAAGGGATCTAAGATTCCTGGTAGGGAAGTGATTGGGAAGATAGAAGCAGAGAAGGTTCTTGAGATAGCAAAGATGAAGCTATCTGATATGGGAGTTGATTGCATAGATGCTGCTGTTTCCATGGTTGAGGGGACTGCACGCTCTATGGGTATTGTTGTGCAAAAGTAA
- the rplA gene encoding 50S ribosomal protein L1, translating into MKKKSKRMKRASELIQSDRLYNLEDGIGLLKEYSTSCAAKFDETVDVVFKLGVDPRQSDQMVRGAVVMPSGMGREVKVAVFIKQERVGEAEKAGADLFGEVELIDEVKSGVINFDVCVATPDMMPKIAVLGKVLGPRGLMPNIKLGTVSDDVAEAVRRIKSGQVEYKVEKAGLVHAAVGKLSFSQDALKANVVALYKSILASKPATSKGIYMQKMFLSSTQGPAIELDLRNMID; encoded by the coding sequence ATGAAGAAAAAAAGTAAGCGCATGAAGCGCGCCTCTGAACTTATTCAAAGTGATAGGTTGTATAATCTTGAAGATGGCATTGGGTTGTTGAAGGAATATTCTACATCTTGTGCTGCGAAGTTTGATGAGACTGTCGATGTTGTTTTTAAGCTTGGAGTAGATCCTAGGCAGTCAGATCAGATGGTAAGAGGTGCTGTTGTTATGCCATCTGGTATGGGGCGTGAGGTTAAAGTTGCAGTATTCATTAAGCAGGAGAGAGTTGGTGAGGCTGAGAAAGCAGGAGCCGACTTGTTTGGTGAGGTAGAGCTGATAGATGAAGTCAAGAGCGGAGTCATTAATTTTGATGTATGCGTCGCGACTCCTGATATGATGCCAAAGATCGCAGTTCTTGGGAAGGTTTTAGGGCCAAGAGGGTTAATGCCGAATATAAAACTTGGTACAGTTTCGGACGACGTTGCAGAGGCGGTGCGCAGAATTAAATCTGGTCAAGTTGAGTATAAAGTTGAGAAAGCAGGTCTTGTACATGCTGCAGTTGGTAAGCTTAGTTTCTCTCAAGATGCGCTTAAAGCTAATGTTGTTGCGTTATATAAATCTATACTTGCTTCAAAGCCTGCTACTTCTAAAGGGATTTATATGCAGAAAATGTTCTTAAGTAGTACTCAGGGACCTGCTATTGAGCTTGACTTAAGAAATATGATAGATTAG
- the rplJ gene encoding 50S ribosomal protein L10 translates to MNKLRKQELVGNLHEVMRSCAAVIVTKNINISVADVNDLRRRVKQSDGRYCVVKNKLAKIAVQSTCYENLVHLLNGPTALTYSNDPVSISKTLVDFCAKNESVQILGGAMGEAYLTSKQVQELASLPSVDESRAKIIGLLNASASKLVSVLQAPMRNVVGVLTAYSKQ, encoded by the coding sequence GTGAACAAGTTACGGAAGCAGGAGTTGGTGGGGAATTTGCATGAGGTTATGCGCTCTTGTGCGGCCGTCATAGTGACTAAAAATATTAACATTTCAGTTGCGGATGTTAATGATCTGAGGCGCAGAGTTAAGCAGTCCGATGGGCGTTATTGTGTTGTGAAAAATAAACTTGCTAAAATTGCTGTGCAGTCTACATGTTATGAAAATTTGGTCCATCTTTTAAATGGACCAACTGCTCTCACTTATTCTAATGATCCAGTGTCAATTTCTAAGACTTTGGTGGATTTTTGTGCGAAAAATGAAAGCGTGCAAATATTAGGTGGAGCTATGGGTGAGGCTTATCTAACTTCAAAGCAAGTTCAAGAGCTTGCTTCGCTACCATCTGTTGATGAGTCTAGAGCAAAAATTATTGGGTTACTGAATGCTTCTGCGTCTAAGCTGGTTTCAGTGCTGCAGGCTCCTATGCGCAATGTTGTTGGTGTTTTGACTGCATACTCTAAGCAATAA
- the rplL gene encoding 50S ribosomal protein L7/L12, with protein MSNLEKIVEELSTLTVIQAAELAKMLEEKWGVTAAAPVAVAVAAAPVAEAAAKTEFDLVLVDAGANKLNVIKEVRALTGLGLKEAKDLVESAPKVVKAEVSKEEAEKGKQLLEAAGAKVELK; from the coding sequence ATGTCTAATTTAGAAAAAATCGTTGAAGAATTGTCTACTCTGACAGTTATACAGGCTGCTGAGCTTGCTAAGATGCTAGAGGAAAAGTGGGGTGTGACTGCGGCAGCTCCTGTCGCTGTTGCAGTTGCTGCGGCTCCTGTTGCAGAAGCTGCTGCTAAGACAGAGTTTGACTTAGTACTAGTTGATGCTGGTGCAAATAAGTTAAATGTAATCAAAGAGGTTAGAGCGCTAACAGGTCTTGGGTTAAAAGAAGCAAAAGACTTAGTTGAGTCTGCTCCTAAAGTAGTGAAAGCTGAAGTTTCTAAGGAAGAAGCTGAAAAAGGTAAGCAACTTTTGGAAGCTGCTGGTGCAAAAGTAGAGCTGAAGTAG